A part of Aegilops tauschii subsp. strangulata cultivar AL8/78 chromosome 2, Aet v6.0, whole genome shotgun sequence genomic DNA contains:
- the LOC109754480 gene encoding non-specific lipid transfer protein GPI-anchored 29-like, translating into MAPMAASATAFCVALLLVSLPRAHPAPEPQTTGSSSSSCTTELLRLLPCLSFLDGGAAAPPDTCCANLGSMVHDQPLCLCQALSQSGSGRSPVAVNMSRAVLLPSVCRLDLPAAASACSGLLPAGQEPSPPVSTPGMSVNSTVPSTPTPTTPMPPLTTAAPTTTSQNSGYSSGSKLIADAISAALGFMALATVLGF; encoded by the exons ATGGCACCGATGGCGGCTTCGGCTACTGCATTCTGCGTCGCGCTGCTGCTGGTTTCCCTGCCCCGTGCCCATCCGGCGCCTGAACCACAGACGACGGGGTCGTCGTCGTCCAGCTGCACCACCGAGCTCCTACGCCTCCTCCCCTGCCTCTCGTTCCtcgacggcggcgccgccgcgccgcccgacACGTGCTGCGCCAACCTGGGGAGCATGGTGCACGACCAGCCGCTGTGCCTCTGCCAGGCGCTCAGCCAGTCCGGCTCCGGCAGGTCCCCAGTCGCCGTGAATATGTCCCGCGCCGTGCTGCTGCCTTCCGTCTGCCGGCTCGAtctccccgccgccgccagcgcctgCTCAG GGCTCCTTCCAGCGGGACAAGAACCATCACCGCCGGTGAGCACGCCAGGCATGAGTGTGAACTCCACTGTTCcatcgacgccgacgccgacgacgCCGATGCCACCGCTGACAACAGCCGCACCGACGACCACCAGCCAGAATTCGGGATACAGCAGCGGGTCCAAGCTCATAGCTGATGCCATTTCTGCCGCACTTGGTTTCATGGCGCTGGCAACAGTTTTAGGCTTCTAG
- the LOC109754479 gene encoding uncharacterized protein has protein sequence MATYTRTQTIVRHRDAPLQKRLSPPRPIPHRTDRPAAMAAPPLPPLLCSAASSYRATLLAPHALPYRAAARPMVSPCTAPSLRRAGARAPPPCAAKRGGAGGEASSTDGEGTRALLQAALWGAEAAYIFWLFLLPYAPGDPLWAISQATITDLVGLSLNFFFILPLINSAGVHLLESPVMHPVSEGLFNFVIAWTLLFAPLLFTDARRDRYEGSLDILWSCQMFLTNTFLIPYMAIRLNDVDKNQPPPQTSKLSSLMVRGASGVGITGGLVCILSIVWAFFGRADADFGGVLDRWQYAQDYVLTERLAYAFLWDILLYSIFQPWLIGDNLQNVKPKAREFVNVARFIPVVGIVAYLLCLEEKKD, from the exons ATGGCCACGTATACACGAACTCAGACAATCGTGCGCCACCGCGACGCGCCCCTCCAAAAGCGCTTATCCCCGCCGCGCCCGATCCCTCACCGCACCGACCGGCCCGCGGCCATGGCGGCGCCACCCCTACCTCCACTCCTCTGCAGTGCCGCCTCCTCCTACCGCGCCACGCTCCTCGCCCCTCATGCTCTCCCCTATCGCGCGGCGGCGCGGCCGATGGTCTCGCCTTGCACCGCCCCCTCGCTGCGGCGAGCAGGGGCCCGGGCCCCTCCGCCGTGCGCGGCCAagcgcggcggcgccggaggcGAGGCGTCTTCGACTGACGGGGAGGGGACACGCGCGCTGCTTCAGGCGGCGCTATGGGGCGCCGAGGCCGCCTACATATTCTGGCTCTTCCTCCTCCCGTACGCTCCG GGCGACCCGTTGTGGGCTATCTCGCAAGCCACGATCACTGACCTGGTCGGCCTGTCGCTCAACTTCTTCTTCATCCTGCCCCTGATCAACTCCG CTGGAGTGCACCTGCTCGAATCCCCTGTGATGCACCCA GTGTCAGAAGGATTGTTCAATTTTGTGATTGCCTGGACACTGCTGTTTGCACCGCTCCTCTTCACAGATGCTAGGAGGGACCGGTACGAGGGATCGCTCGACATCTTGTGGAGCTGTCAGATGTTCCTCACAAAta CTTTCTTGATTCCTTACATGGCAATCCGGCTCAACGATGTCGACAAGAACCAGCCTCCACCGCAGACATCAAAACTGAGTTCACTCATGGTGAGAGGTGCATCAGGTGTAGGCATAACTGGTGGCCTGGTCTGCATTTTATCCATTGTTTGGGCTTTCTTCGGCCGTGCAGATGCTGATTTTGGAGGCGTCTTGGACCGGTGGCAATATGCGCAGGATTATGTCTTGACCGAGCGGCTTGCTTATGCATTTCTGTGGGACATATTGCTATACTCGATATTCCAGCCATGGTTGATTGGAGACAATCTTCAGAACGTGAAACCAAAAGCTAGAGAGTTTGTGAATGTAGCAAGGTTTATCCCAGTTGTTGGCATTGTTGCCTACCTCTTGTGCTTAGAAGAGAAAAAGGATTAG
- the LOC109754481 gene encoding lysine histidine transporter-like 6 produces the protein MGSPSVVLPKVVDGEKEGTARRAKWWYVTFHNVTAMVGAGVLSLPYAMAHLGWGPGIVALLVSWCITLYTLRLLIELHECVPGVRFDRYRDLGVHALGPRLGLWVVVPQQLIVQLGCDVVYMVTGGNCLQKFAESVCPGCTRLHQSYWICIFGSSQFLLSQLRDLNSITAISLAAAVMSLSYSTISWAACLAKGPVAGVSYAYKAGTAADSVFRVCSALGQVAFAFAGHGVVLEIQATIPSTPTKPSKVPMWKGTVAAYMVTAACYFPVAFIGYWTFGQDVSDNVLVALERPPWLVAAANMMVVIHVVGSYQVYAMPIFESMETFLTTRFRVPPGLLLRLVARSTYVAFTLFVAVTFPFFGDLLGFFGGFGFTPTSFFLPCILWLKIKKPRRFSAPWFANWGCIVVGVLLMLVSTMGGLRSIIQDASTFQFYS, from the exons ATGGGCTCGCCTTCAGTCGTTCTTCCTAAG GTGGTCGACGGTGAGAAGGAGGGCACGGCCCGCCGCGCCAAATGGTGGTACGTGACGTTCCACAATGTCACCGCGATGGTCGGCGCCGGCGTGCTCAGCCTGCCCTACGCCATGGCTCACCTGGGATG GGGGCCAGGGATAGTGGCGCTGCTGGTGTCGTGGTGCATCACGCTGTACACGCTGCGGCTGCTGATCGAGCTACACGAGTGCGTGCCCGGCGTGCGGTTCGACCGGTACCGTGACCTGGGCGTGCACGCGCTGGGCCCGCGGCTGGGCCTGTGGGTGGTGGTGCCGCAGCAGCTCATCGTGCAGCTCGGCTGCGACGTCGTCTACATGGTCACCGGCGGCAACTGCCTGCAGAAGTTCGCCGAGTCGGTGTGCCCGGGCTGCACGCGCCTGCACCAGTCCTACTGGATCTGCATCTTCGGCTCCTCCCAGTTCCTGCTCTCCCAGCTTCGTGACCTCAACTCTATCACCGCCatctccctcgccgccgccgtcatGTCCCTCAGCTACTCCACCATATCGTGGGCGGCGTGCCTGGCCAAGGGCCCCGTCGCCGGGGTGAGCTACGCGTACAAGGCCGGCACGGCGGCGGACTCGGTGTTCCGGGTGTGCAGCGCGCTGGGGCAGGTGGCGTTCGCGTTCGCCGGGCACGGCGTGGTCCTGGAGATCCAGGCCACCATCCCGTCCACGCCCACCAAGCCGTCCAAGGTGCCCATGTGGAAGGGCACCGTCGCCGCCTACATGGTCACCGCCGCCTGCTACTTCCCCGTGGCCTTCATCGGGTACTGGACGTTCGGCCAGGACGTGAGCGACAACGTGCTCGTGGCGCTGGAGCGCCCACCCTggctcgtcgccgccgccaacATGATGGTGGTCATCCATGTCGTCGGGAGCTATCAG GTATACGCCATGCCAATATTCGAAAGCATGGAAACGTTTCTGACCACGAGGTTCAGGGTTCCTCCGGGGTTGCTGCTCCGTCTGGTGGCTCGATCAACCTACGTCG CGTTCACGCTGTTCGTCGCCGTGACGTTCCCGTTCTTCGGCGACCTCCTTGGCTTCTTCGGGGGTTTCGGATTCACGCCCACCTCCTTCTTC CTCCCCTGCATCCTGTGGCTGAAGATCAAGAAGCCTCGGAGGTTCAGCGCGCCGTGGTTCGCCAACTGG GGGTGCATCGTCGTTGGGGTGTTGCTGATGCTGGTTTCCACCATGGGCGGGTTAAGGAGCATCATCCAGGACGCCTCCACGTTCCAGTTCTACTCTTGA
- the LOC109754477 gene encoding 14-3-3-like protein GF14-B gives MTAPAELSREENVYMAKLAEQAERYEEMVEFMEKVAKTVDSEELTVEERNLLSVAYKNVIGARRASWRIISSIEQKEESRGNEDRVTLIKEYRGKIETELSKICDGILKLLETHLVPSSTAPESKVFYLKMKGDYYRYLAEFKSGPERKDAAENTMVAYKAAQDIALAELAPTHPIRLGLALNFSVFYYEILNSPDRACNLAKQAFDEAISELDTLSEESYKDSTLIMQLLRDNLTLWTSDITEDTAEEEIREAPKNDSSEGQ, from the exons ATGACGGCACCAGCAGAGCTTTCCCGTGAGGAGAATGTGTACATGGCTAAGCTCGCCGAGCAGGCTGAGAGGTACGAGGAGATGGTTGAGTTCATGGAGAAGGTGGCCAAGACTGTCGACTCCGAGGAGCTCACTGTGGAGGAGCGCAACCTCCTCTCTGTTGCATACAAGAATGTGATTGGAGCCCGCCGTGCCTCATGGCGCATCATCTCCTCCATTGAGCAGAAGGAGGAGAGCCGTGGCAATGAGGACCGGGTCACGCTCATCAAGGAATACCGTGGCAAGATCGAAACTGAGCTTAGCAAGATCTGTGATGGCATCCTCAAGCTGCTCGAAACCCACCTTGTCCCGTCCTCCACTGCCCCTGAGTCCAAGGTCTTCTATCTTAAGATGAAGGGTGACTACTACAG GTATCTTGCGGAATTCAAGAGTGGGCCTGAGAGGAAGGATGCTGCTGAGAATACCATGGTGGCATACAAGGCTGCTCAG GATATTGCTTTGGCTGAGCTGGCTCCAACTCATCCGATTAGGCTTGGGCTGGCACTAAACTTCTCGGTGTTCTATTATGAGATCCTCAACTCGCCTGATCGTGCTTGCAATCTCGCAAAGCAG GCATTCGATGAGGCCATTTCGGAGCTGGACACCCTGAGCGAAGAATCTTACAAGGACAGCACCTTGATCATGCAACTCCTTCGTGATAACTTGACCCTCTGGACTTCTGACATCACG GAGGACACCGCTGAGGAGGAGATCAGGGAGGCTCCAAAGAACGACTCAAGCGAGGGGCAGTAA